A window of the Halopseudomonas phragmitis genome harbors these coding sequences:
- the yjgA gene encoding ribosome biogenesis factor YjgA, with protein sequence MTEFHDEQQFDEDEGVSKSQVKRELQALRDLGQRLLELKPEQLAKLELTDKLRLALAEAHRHTARGALKRHMSFVGKLMRDQDIEAIQAFVDRLDSSSQAHAQHFHQLERWRDRILSGNPDELEAFISSYPQAASERQTLRQLTRQAAKEAKENKPPAAARKVFKLIRTLVEE encoded by the coding sequence ATGACCGAGTTTCACGATGAACAGCAGTTTGATGAGGACGAAGGCGTCAGCAAGAGTCAGGTCAAGCGCGAACTGCAAGCCCTGCGCGACCTGGGCCAACGCCTGCTCGAGCTCAAGCCGGAACAACTGGCCAAGCTCGAACTGACCGACAAACTGCGCCTGGCACTGGCCGAAGCCCACAGGCACACCGCCCGTGGCGCGCTCAAGCGCCACATGAGCTTTGTCGGCAAGCTGATGCGTGATCAGGATATCGAAGCGATCCAGGCCTTTGTCGACCGTCTGGACAGCAGCAGCCAGGCCCACGCCCAGCACTTCCACCAGCTCGAACGCTGGCGCGACCGCATCCTCAGCGGCAACCCGGACGAACTGGAAGCCTTCATCAGCAGCTATCCCCAGGCCGCCAGCGAGCGCCAGACTCTACGCCAACTGACCCGTCAGGCAGCCAAGGAAGCCAAGGAAAACAAACCACCAGCCGCCGCCCGCAAGGTCTTCAAGCTGATCAGAACGCTGGTTGAAGAGTAA